The sequence TTATTCAAAACTGGTCATGGCCCATGTGCGGCGCGCAACGGTGGGCGGTGCGTCCCTGGAAAACACACATCCATTTACCGACGGCCATTGGGTCTTTGCTCACAACGGAACGGTGCCCGGCTTTACAAAAATACGCTCGATCCTGCTCGAACGAATGAGCGCCAAGCATCGCGGTGCAATCAAGGGGCAAACCGACAGCGAGCATGTCTTCCGATATTTCCTGAGCTTGCTCGATGCGGGTATGATTTCTCCCAACGATGATTTGCCGGGTGCCATCAGGCATATTGTCAGTGCCATCTCCGAACTGGCCGATACCCATGCGCCCAATAAGAAACTTGGCCTCAACATCGTGTTGTCAGACGGCAGGCAGCTTGCTGGGTCACGCATCAATCGCAGCCTCTATTTTGTTGATCGTAAGGGTGTGTATGATTGCGAGATCTGCGGTTTCCCTCATATCCATCATGACCCTAGCAGAGACTATCGCGCGGTAGTCATCGCATCGGAACCACTCACGCATGAGCGATGGATCGAAGTTCCCAATCATTCCGTTTGGCAGATCAGCGATGAAAACGGTCTGGTGTTTGAAGAAATCAGGCAGGCTGCCTAACGGGCAAAATTCCGCAAATTGCAAGTAAAAATACGCATAAAGAGCATGTATTTCTGTTCGAATACTTAACAATGTAAATTTCCGGCGATAACATGCTCGCAATCTCCGGTACCTCCTTAATCATATCTACGAAATCGAACATAATTTTCAATAGTTCAAATATGTACGGAATAGTACAGTCATGACCTTACATTGTAATTTAGCCGTCGAACCACCAAATAAAAGGCATCGATTGCCATCAGTTTGGGGCGCAATCGGCAGAGAGAATTGTTCTCCCGCCCTTTGTTAAAGGGCGGTTTAGCGTGCAAATCGAACAATCTGCGTCTGAGAACAACCTGTTAGCGGGCCTGTCCGCAGATGATTTCGGCATACTGTCATCGGGTCTGGTTCGTGTCGATTTGCCAAGAGGGACAGAACTCTCCGTACCGGGGCAAGAGATCCAATATTGCTGGTTTATTGAGGAAGGAATTGCCTCGATGGTCGCATCGTCGCGCGACGGCCAGGAGGCGGAAGCTGGAATCGTGGGCCGCGAGGGCATGATTGATGTGGCAACATTTCTGGGTGGTTCATCCTCCGGCTTGCGCTCTTTCATGCAGATATCCGGGCAGGGCCTACGCATTCCGGCACGTACCGTCGTGACGGCATATAAATCTAGCGCCACTATCCGCTCCGCCTTTAATCTATTTGCTAACAATTTGATCTTCCAAATCGCCCAAACAGCACTCGCTAATGCCTCATATTCCGTAGAACAGCGCCTCGCCAGGTGGCTGTTGATGTGTTCT comes from Altererythrobacter sp. ZODW24 and encodes:
- a CDS encoding Crp/Fnr family transcriptional regulator, with protein sequence MQIEQSASENNLLAGLSADDFGILSSGLVRVDLPRGTELSVPGQEIQYCWFIEEGIASMVASSRDGQEAEAGIVGREGMIDVATFLGGSSSGLRSFMQISGQGLRIPARTVVTAYKSSATIRSAFNLFANNLIFQIAQTALANASYSVEQRLARWLLMCSDRLSDDEIALTHEFLSVMLNVRRAGVTMAVQSLQSAGHLKARRGSLQIVDRPGLEDFASDAYTALDCLQSVKNL
- a CDS encoding class II glutamine amidotransferase, with product MSDAFPDAIVAWAVHREIDADHVMCRLYGFYATEPTKVECTLVHAQNALIAQSRSDLKGYDHSEGWGVATFSQDGPDIKRQAWAAYHGEHFARAAAQTYSKLVMAHVRRATVGGASLENTHPFTDGHWVFAHNGTVPGFTKIRSILLERMSAKHRGAIKGQTDSEHVFRYFLSLLDAGMISPNDDLPGAIRHIVSAISELADTHAPNKKLGLNIVLSDGRQLAGSRINRSLYFVDRKGVYDCEICGFPHIHHDPSRDYRAVVIASEPLTHERWIEVPNHSVWQISDENGLVFEEIRQAA